GGCGTCCAGGGAGTCGACGCTCCGCCGTTCGCGCGCGACCTGGTCGAGACCTTCGTTCGTGGCGTTCAGTGCCGCGATCGTGGTACCACTCACGCCGGCCTCGACGAAACGTTGCTCACCGTCGCGGAACACGCGCGAGGCCGCGTCGGTCCCCGTGCGCGCGGCTTCGAGCTCCGACTGCGGATCGCCATCGCTCGACACGTACCACGATGTGACGACGCTCTCGTTCTCGAGTGCGCGGCTCAGGTTGTCGAGCGACTGCATCGGGCCCGAGACCTCGCCGTACTGCTCCTGCGCGCGCAGGGCCGTGAAGCGGTCACGGAGCCCCGCCCCCGCGATCACGACGAGTGCGAGGAACGGCACGAAGAGGACGAGCAGCAGCTTGGCTCGGAAGCTGAGCCTCGTGAGCATGCTCAGATGTCGGCAGGTCCGGGCACCCGCTTGAATCAAAGGGGTCCGCGCCGGAACTCCCTACGGTCGGGCAGGCATCAGGCGCCCGCGCCGCCTTGACTCGGGCACCCCGTGCACGGATTTGCCGCCGGCACCTTGCCGGTCGAGTAGGCCCTTTCCGGCGGGAACTCGTAGAGCGACGCGGCCTCGTCGAAGAACTTCGGCTCCGACTTCGGGAACTGCCCGAACGAGAAGCGCTTCCCCCCGTTGAGGTACATGAACCGTCCCGTTCCGGGGAAGGTCTCGACCGCGTTGGTGCCGCCGGTCTTGAGGTCGGCGTTCCACCAGATCAAGTTCACGTCGGTGCCGAGGCCGAGATACTCGTCGTAGGGCAGACCCACCGTCCGCCCGTAGCCGGTCTGGAACGAGACGGTCCCGTTGGACGCTCCGCCCACGGCCGGCACGGAGAACAGCCCCTTCTTGACGTTCTGCGCGGTGAGCATCGGCCCCGCGTACTGCATCGTCCCGTAGATGAACGACATCCAACCGATGGTGGTGGCAGCGGTCGTGCCCTGGGTCTTGCCCCAGTACCACTCGAACTGGCCGAGTGGCGCCGGCGTGGTCGGGTCTGCAGTCGGCCGCGGCGTCAGCACACCGAGACCGAACGCGTGCTCCATCTGCGCCTGGTCGTAGGTGCGGGCGAACCCGTCGAAGTCCTGGAACTGGTAGCCGGTCACAATCCATTCGGGATTGAAGTCGTTCGATGTTGCCGCGGCCGTGAACGACCTCGCCGTGGTGTTGTTCGCGAACAGGATCACGCTCGTGACGCCCTTCGACTTCAGCTTCGCGATGAGCGTCTTCGCGGTCTCGTCGATCGTCGCGGAATCCGCTTCGGGATCGTAGGCAACCGCCTCGACGGTCGCGGTGCCGCCGTACTTCTTCATCAGCGAGTTGAAGAGTGGTACGTCGATCCTGCCTTCGGGGCTGACGAGCCCGAAGGCGCGCTTCTTCGACGCGAGCGCGGAGTCGCCGGCCCACCTCGCCTTGCGGCCGGAGAGCGAGTTCGAGAGGAAGTTCGCGACGAGGTAGATGGATGCGGTGCTGTCGGCCTGCGTCGCCCACCGGTACGGCGCCTGCTTCTCGAGTTGCGCGGTGGTGAGCGCGCTCGCGGCAGCGCCGTTGACGATGATCTTGGCGTTGGCCATCTCGGCCTCGAAGACCGACGCGCCCTGGCTCTGGTTCGCCGCGTCGATCACGATGAACGGCTTCAACCCCTTGACCAGCAGGGCATCGGCGCGCTGGGCGGCTTCGTCGGGACCCGACGCCTTGACGAACTCGTAGACGGGCTTGCGGCCCCACGTCTGGTAGGTGCTGAACTTCTCGATCGCGTACTGGAACACCTCGTCGAAGTCTTTGAAGCTGTCGGTCCAGGTGCCGGGCTGACCGGTCACCTGGTTGATCGGGAGACGCCCGCCGGCGGCGCGCTCCGCATCCTCCATGGCTTCGTTGCCGTAGTACACGACGACCTTCACGCTGTCGGCGGTCACACCGGGGGCGGTTGCACCGCCGTTGTCCTTGCCCGCGGGCCATGGATTCACGCACAAGGGACCGGATCCCACCGCGGCGAAGCTCGTCCGTTTCGTCGCGGCGGTGCACGTGTCTTCGGCGAGCGCCGCTTTCGAGCCGATGCCGACGCCTGCGACCTGGGGACCCGTCGTGCCCGTCGCCGCACCTGCGCTCGTGGTGAGCATCGGTACCAACAGAGCCCCCAGCAGCGCGGCGGCCGCCGCGAGAGAGCCGGATCGTTTGCCCACTGTGCCCATCGTGCTCATCCCCCCAGATGTCGGAACCGCAGTTCTGGTGACGGAGAATGTACCGCGGACCCTGACTCAAACCTTGTCGCGCAGCTCCTCGAGCTCCTCGACGGTCATGAGCACCGCACGGGCCTTCGAGCCCTCGGAGGGACCCACCACGCCGCGGCGCTCCAGGAGATCCATCAGGCGCCCGGCCCGGGCGAAGCCGACCCGCAGCTTGCGCTGGAGCATGCTGGTGGATCCGAAGCCGCTCCGGACCACCAGGTCCATGGCCTCGTCGAGCAGCTCGTCGGTATCGGGCGAGCCGTCGTCGACCGATCGACCACGGGCCGACTCGTCGCCGGCGATACCGTCCACGTACGTGAGGGCGGACACCTGCCGTCGCCAGTGGGCGACGACCTTGCGCACGCACTCCTCGTCGACCCACGCGCCCTGGATGCGCTGCGCACGGCTCGAGCTGGCGCCGAGCAGCAGCATGTCGCCCTGGCCGATGAGCTTCTCGGCGCCGGCCTGGTCGAGGATCACGCGGGAGTCGGCGAGGCTGCTCACCGAGAACGCGAGCCGGCTCGGGACGTTGGCCTTGATCACGCCGGTGATCACGTCGACGGACGGGCGTTGCGTGGCGATCACGAGGTGGATGCCGACCGCGCGCGCCATCTGCGCGATCCGGCAGATGCTCGCCTCCACATCACGCGCGGCGACCATCATGAGGTCGTTGAGCTCGTCGACGACGATCACGATGAACGGCAGCCGCTCGTACCCGTGGCCGGTGACGGGATCGGGATCGTCCTTGGTGGGCAGCTCACCGCGGTCGAATGCGGTGTTGTAACCGGTGATGTCGCGCACGCCCACCTCTGCCAGCAGCTCGTACCGCAGGTCCATCTCACGGACCGCCCAGTCGAGCGCGTTCGCCGCCTTCTTGGGGTTGGTGACGACCTGCGTGAGCAGATGCGGAAGGTCGTTGTACGCGCCGAGCTCGACCCGCTTCGGGTCGACGAGGATGAGCCGCACCTGGTCGGGCGTGCAACGCATGAGCAACGACGTGACGAGCGAGTTGATGCAACTCGACTTTCCCGCGCCGGTTGCGCCCGCGATGAGCACGTGCGGCAGCGTCGTGAGGTCGAGCATCACGGACTTCCCGGTGATGTCGCGACCGAGGCCGGCGGCGAGCGGCGGCGTTGCCCGTTGCGCTTCGGGCGCGGCGAGGACGTCGCCGAGGGTGACGAGCTCGCGCTGGCGGTTCGGCACTTCCACGCCGATCGCGCTGCGCCCCGGTATCGGCGCGAGGATGCGCACGTCGGGCGAGGCCATCGCGTACTGGATGTCGTGGC
This portion of the Acidimicrobiia bacterium genome encodes:
- a CDS encoding DNA translocase FtsK; its protein translation is MPATKMRRKGSARSRNRKPARKPARRRSASRSRPVAQQPSALSKGRAAASRQLAGHRADAAAVGLVVIGALCALGLWTDLAGPVGDALADGTGALLGRARVAIPIVCIAFAVVLMWPRRAVIDDAHTDAEDTDTSRDPGEPGEPPTVRIAIGALLLLAADVGILHLAYGRPPLDGPLDAMRDAGGVLGGIVAAPLAAATGVAGASVILGGVALLGVLLALGLSIRAVATATGSGARHAMRYARAGLGAADIAGPEDEPEPEPLADDSVHEPVHEPLPEPEPIPIVAREEHVEIALPTSTDPDGQPDGQLVIELGDDAHARVGDWKLPPLTLLKRGSGALADRRIAEEGGRVLEATLAQHGVDARLIGMTIGPTVTQYALDLGPGVKVNRVTGLSHDIQYAMASPDVRILAPIPGRSAIGVEVPNRQRELVTLGDVLAAPEAQRATPPLAAGLGRDITGKSVMLDLTTLPHVLIAGATGAGKSSCINSLVTSLLMRCTPDQVRLILVDPKRVELGAYNDLPHLLTQVVTNPKKAANALDWAVREMDLRYELLAEVGVRDITGYNTAFDRGELPTKDDPDPVTGHGYERLPFIVIVVDELNDLMMVAARDVEASICRIAQMARAVGIHLVIATQRPSVDVITGVIKANVPSRLAFSVSSLADSRVILDQAGAEKLIGQGDMLLLGASSSRAQRIQGAWVDEECVRKVVAHWRRQVSALTYVDGIAGDESARGRSVDDGSPDTDELLDEAMDLVVRSGFGSTSMLQRKLRVGFARAGRLMDLLERRGVVGPSEGSKARAVLMTVEELEELRDKV